The genomic segment GTCAGCTTTATGGAAAACTTATCTTGCTACTAATAAGCTCTGCTGTAATATTTAAAATGAGGACTTTAGCTTTATAAAATAAAGACCTTGAAGCCAGTGAACTTAAAACTTGTGAAATAGTTCATAAATATATTGATAGTCTATACTTTGAGTTTAACCTATATCGTAGATTCTTATTTAGAAATGTACCATTTACTTTGAGATTTATACATATCCTTATATTTCTGAAACTTTTGAAATACACCTGAAGTATTTTTAAATATACTTCCTTTAGAAACATATCGAGTATCATGTCCATTAAATTCAACTATTGCAACAGTTTCACCAGGTTTTATATCAAAAGAAACATGTGATAGTGAATTTTTAGTACTTCCAGGGTAAACAAAAGAAACATCCTCTATATTTATTCCAGGAATCCCCTTTGTTTTTACATCTTCTCCTTTACATTCGTCCATGTCAAAAAATCTTATAAGATTTTTCACAGTACCAATCTTTGGAAGTACGCTGCCTATATTCCAACATATCATTTCTTCCATCATTCCTATAAGCATATCTAAAGATCCAAATACTGCACCAAAAGCACCTATTGATATTGATTTATCTAATGCACATTTTACAAGAATCAGAAGAATTATAATATAACCGCTTAAAGTTAAAAGCTTTAAGCTGAATTCTATAACCGCAGATTTTTTCTGAGTTTTGAAAGCTTCATTATTAATTATTGATAAAGCATTTTTATAAAGTTTTTTAAAGTATCCAAAACATCCTAAAATTCTAGTTTCTTTAAAATATTCCCTATCCATAATACATTTTTCATAGTATTGGTATTCTCTCCTTAATGGAGCAACTTTATCTTCAAGATTTGCAAAAAGTCTAACTTTTAACACCTGTGCTAAAGTTACTGGAACAAATATAATAAATATTGATAGTACAAGTATAGGCTTTAATTTGTAAAGATATATACCCATAATCACAAAATACGGAATATACACTAAAAGCACACCAAGTAGTACGTCTATTGCAGACATTCCTCTGTTAGCACCCTCTTCGGCTTTATTTATATCATCAAGGAAAAGAGGATTCTCAAAATCAATAGGATTCATTTTTGAACTTTTTATATTGATTTTTTTTATTATTTTTCCAGATACTTTTTTAAATAAATCTTTGTATACTACATTTGAAGCTCCATTCAAAATTTGAACGGTTACAATACATCCAAATAATAAAAAAATCTGGATTAATAAATTTACAAATGTTATTTTACCTAAAATATAATTAGACACGGCATCAAAAAGGTTACTTATAGCTATAGTATTTAATGCTAAAAATATTCCTAACAAAATTTTTATCAAAGAATATATAGATATATATATAGGACAAGCTTTTAATGTAAAAGTTAGTAATCTTTTAAATATTTTAAACAGAGAAACATCATCTTTTTTCTTTATCATAACCATCAATCCTTTTTATATTAACAATAGAGTATGTTAAAAAACTAATTAATTAGTTTTTTACATTCCAATTTAAAATGCAAAATTTAAGAATTACTTTTTTACTGCGTTATGAAAAAGCTTTATTTGATTTTACTCGCAAAACGCGGGGAATATACGTTAAGACAGTTATTACTAAAAATATATTTTATTATAAATTTTAGTTATGCATACTTACACTACCGCTCTTAATTGTCCATCCATCAAATTACTCCAGAGCCACTCATTCTAGAGCTAGATGCAGTCATTGACATTGTAAGATTTGTTCCAGTAAAACTTCGGGTTACTCCTCATCTAGTAGTATCAAAACTTAAAGTAGAAGCGTAGCTACTCGCAAATACTACAGTTGGTATTACCAGAATTACTAAAAGTATAGCTGCGGAACAGATTTTTTCGTTTCTTATTGGTCATATTAATTCCCCCTTTTATATATATAAAGTAACTCCATACATAAAATAGATTCCATGTCGTTTACAAAAAAGCTTTAACTTCAAATTATATTTTGTTGCAAATTTCAGGAAGCATACATGCTGGCGTACAAAAAATAACACCGCTATCTAGCCGGTGTTATTTGTAAATATCTATTTTATATGAGAACCCTATTTATTTAATTTTAAAGTTTTTAAAGTAGTATTTCTTATCTTCCTCTGTAACTTCTCTTATTATTTTACAAGGATTACCTACAGCTATAGAATTAGATGCAATATCTTTAGTTACAACGCTACCAGAGCCAATCACTACATTATCACCAATAGTAATTCCTGGATTTACTATAACACCACCTCCTATCCAAACATTATCGCCTATATTAATTGGAAATGCATATTCAAGTGCTGCATTGCGTGGTTCAAAATGAATAGGATGACCTGCGGTAAAAAGGCTTACGTTTGGTGCAAACATAACATTATCACCAATTGTAACCTTAGCGCAATCTAAAATAGTACAATTGTAGTTACTATAAAAATTTTCTCCAATAGAAATATTATATCCATAGTCACATCGAAATGGTGATTCTATATGGAACCCACTCCCAACTACACCTAATAATTTCTTTACAATTTCCATTTGCTTCTCACCTTGGCTTGGGCGTAGGGTGTTATAGTCAAATATCATTTCTTTTGCATATTGGCGTTCAGATAATAGTTCTTCTCCGAATGCTTTATATGGTTTTCCACTTAACATTTTTTCTTTTTCTGTCATAGCCTCTACCCTCCATATTATATAACGCTTGAAAATCGCATTTTCTCTTATTATTTTACCATATTTACTGTAATTTAAATCCAAAATACCAATAAATATATTTTCAGATAATTTGAACTGAAAAGTTGTAAAACTAGTTTATTATGTTTATATATAGAACATTGAGAAATCTCGAGATAGGGAAATCATTAAATGTACTATAGCAAATAGAAAAATTCAGTTTACAAAAAAAGATATGGGCTTCATTTTAAACTATGAATCCCATATCTTTTTTTATATTATTATTTTATATGACTAACTTTAATATTCTATATTGCAATAATTAAACCTACAATTAATGCGCTTAATATACTTACACAGAAACCACCTATCATTCCTCTAAAAGCAAGTTTTGATAGTTGTCCTCTCTTATCTGGACAGAATACTGATATTCCTGATACACAGATTCCCATACTTGATATGTTTGCAAAACCTGTTAATGATACTGCAAGCATAAGTCCTGTTCTATAATCTAATGTGCTAATTACTTTACCAAGTTGTCCAAATGCTACAAACTCATTTAACGCCATCTTACTTCCAAGTAATTGCCCTGCAAGTAATACTTGGTCATTCGGAACACCCATTAAATAACCTATTGGTGCAAATGCATATCCGAGTATTCCTTCCAGTGATACTCCAAAGATTCCAAGAAATCCATTAAGCATTGCAACTAGTGCTACTATTGCTATAAGTACTGCACCAATTCCAAGAGCCATATTAAGCCCTGCAGATGCGCCTTCTGAAATAGCTGATATTAAGTTTTCATTATCACCCTTATTATCTATTTTTAAATTCTCTATTTCACTCGCCACTTCTGCCTCAGGAATTAATATTTTAGAGATAATTATACTTCCGAGTGGCACTAATGTACTACCAATTAAAAGATATTCCATAGGTATTCCAAGACCAACATATCCCATTATTACACTAACGGACATACTACCCATACCTGATACAAGCACTAGCATTATTTCACTTTCAGTCATTTTAGGTAGATACTTGCTTACAAGTAATGGTGAATCTGTTTGCCCTAAAAACATATTTGCTACTGCCACAAAACTTTCTACTTTGCTTGTTCCAATAACCTTTCCTATTGCTCCACCTATTATTTTAATTACAAGCCCTAAAACTCCTAGATAAAATAAAGCTGAAACCAATGCTGATACAAATATTATGTTACCTAATACTTGTATACCAAATACCATTCCTGTTGGTGCAGCTCCGTCTGCTAATGATCCAAATATAAAGTTTAACCCCGCACTACCATAGTTTAAAACGTTACTAACCCCATCTGATACATTTTGTATAACTACCCTTCCCAATGGAACTTTAACTAATAAGATTGCCACTACAAATTGTATAGCAAATGCCTTAATAATTAATTTCTTATTAATATTGACCTTATTATTTGATACTAGATATAAAACACCAAATAACATTACAATCCCTAATAAGTTTCTTATTATTATCATAAATTATTCCTCCACCTTTTCCTTATTCTTATACAATTTTACTAATTATTGATAATTTAACCCTTTAAGAACCTTCAAAAATAACAAGTCAATACGCTTGTCTATTTTTCAGCATGCCTTATTAGTTTATTTTATACAACTATTTTAAAATCTTATAACTATATTATACCAAAGGCTAGTAATTATTGGTGTCTTTATTTAAATAAATTGTCGAATTTAATAAAATAAATTAAGTTTCTAAAAAAATAGGATACTGCAGCTACTAGCCCTTATTTATTTTCTGGCAAACAAAAGCACTAAAAACTAATCAATAGAAAAGTTTTTAGTGCTTTTTTTAATTAAATCATATGCGGAGCTACTATTGCTACAACCTTAATTATTTAACCTTTTATCACCGTTAAAAGCATTTGGAATCTTACGCGAGCTTCAAGTCCATGAGGAACATTAGAAGGCATGATTATTGTTTCGCCTGCCTTAACATTGAAAATATCATTATCTATGGTAATTTCCGCTTCACCATCTAATACTTGAACCATAGCGTCTCCAGGAGTTACGTGGGTGCTGATACCTTCTCCTTTATCCAGTGAGAATAATGTAATACTCACAGATGGTGTCTGCGCAATCGTTCTACTTATAACCTGGGCCTCTTGATAAGATATTAAATTCTTTAAATCAATTACTTTTGAGAATTCTATATTTTTAATTAAGCTTTTCATACTGTTACCCCCTTAAATTCTTTAATTACAGTATATTACTATTAGTGATAAAAGTCCGTAACTTACGTTACCTTTTATAATAATTATCGGCAGTTGCAGTCTCCTTCAGAAAATTTCCCGGGGTATATTACCAAATTGCGGCACAACTTATTTTGCTAACTTTCTTCTACATGATCAATATAGTCAACATTTTTCAATTCGGATAAAGCATCTTCTACTGATATATCATCTATGATTCTGGCAGTAAGAATTAAACCTCTCTCTATACCTTCATCCCACTGAAAATCAGTCATAACGGCATCAATACCTAGATTTTCAGCCATGTCTTTTGCACTAATCGTATCAGCTTTATAATCTTCAAGCCCCTCTTCTGTTATTGTGACATCATAAATTGTACTTTTCATTGACATTTTATACACCGCCATATCATTAATATTTTTTAACCTACTATATATATATAATGTTCTACAGAAATCTTAAAATATACCTGTATTTTTGGTTTAAATATATGGTTGACGAGTCAACAAAATCGTTCTATAATAAGGTTGACTTATCAATTAAAACAAGAAGTTTTTTAATATACTTGAGTATAAGGGGGTTAAATTTTGAAAGAAGATATAATACATTTAATTAAGCTCAATAATAAAATTTTTAGAACCACCCAGGTTTATTTGGATAAGGTGTTAAAGAAATATGAATTAAGCAGTGGTTCTTACCCATATTTACTTGTATTAAATGAAAATGAAGGTATAAGCCAGAATAAAATAAGTAAAGAATTAGGTTTTGATAAAGCAATGTCAGCTAGGACTGTCACAAAACTTATAAACCTTGGATACTTAGATAGAAAAGAGGATGAGGCCGATTCTAGAGCATATAAATTATATTTAACACAGAAGGCTAAGATTATAATTCCAAATGTGCTCAATGAAATTCATAAGTTGGAAGGTCTAATAACAAATGATTTAAGTGAAAAGGAGAAAGTTATTACCCTAGATTC from the Clostridium sp. CM027 genome contains:
- a CDS encoding MarR family winged helix-turn-helix transcriptional regulator, which translates into the protein MKEDIIHLIKLNNKIFRTTQVYLDKVLKKYELSSGSYPYLLVLNENEGISQNKISKELGFDKAMSARTVTKLINLGYLDRKEDEADSRAYKLYLTQKAKIIIPNVLNEIHKLEGLITNDLSEKEKVITLDSLNKILNNMKNFKL
- a CDS encoding cupin domain-containing protein; the encoded protein is MKSLIKNIEFSKVIDLKNLISYQEAQVISRTIAQTPSVSITLFSLDKGEGISTHVTPGDAMVQVLDGEAEITIDNDIFNVKAGETIIMPSNVPHGLEARVRFQMLLTVIKG
- a CDS encoding sugar O-acetyltransferase; its protein translation is MTEKEKMLSGKPYKAFGEELLSERQYAKEMIFDYNTLRPSQGEKQMEIVKKLLGVVGSGFHIESPFRCDYGYNISIGENFYSNYNCTILDCAKVTIGDNVMFAPNVSLFTAGHPIHFEPRNAALEYAFPINIGDNVWIGGGVIVNPGITIGDNVVIGSGSVVTKDIASNSIAVGNPCKIIREVTEEDKKYYFKNFKIK
- a CDS encoding NupC/NupG family nucleoside CNT transporter, with translation MIIIRNLLGIVMLFGVLYLVSNNKVNINKKLIIKAFAIQFVVAILLVKVPLGRVVIQNVSDGVSNVLNYGSAGLNFIFGSLADGAAPTGMVFGIQVLGNIIFVSALVSALFYLGVLGLVIKIIGGAIGKVIGTSKVESFVAVANMFLGQTDSPLLVSKYLPKMTESEIMLVLVSGMGSMSVSVIMGYVGLGIPMEYLLIGSTLVPLGSIIISKILIPEAEVASEIENLKIDNKGDNENLISAISEGASAGLNMALGIGAVLIAIVALVAMLNGFLGIFGVSLEGILGYAFAPIGYLMGVPNDQVLLAGQLLGSKMALNEFVAFGQLGKVISTLDYRTGLMLAVSLTGFANISSMGICVSGISVFCPDKRGQLSKLAFRGMIGGFCVSILSALIVGLIIAI